The window TATAGGCCTCTGGCATGTGATCTTGTTGTGCCCTCCTGTGCCACATCTGCTGCACTTGTGGGACTGAGATTTAGATCCAGGAACCCCAAACTCGCCAAcggatctctttctctttgtagGAGGGCGTccacttttctttttggtagcTGGAGGTGGGCAAGACAGTTCATCAATATTCTCTGGATAGGTGGACGTTGACAACTCTCCACCAGGATGTATGCTTTCAGCATAAGCTTTAGCCCACGTTTCTGTCAAGTGAGAAGCATCAACAAAACGGTTTTCATCTCTCTTGATATGCTTAGCAGCAGCGATGGCATGGATGCAGGGGATCTTGTCAATGTCGAAAACATTACATGTGCAATGCCGCTTCTCCAAGTCAACAACAAACTTCATTGTTTCATTCTTCACCTCAAACTCGCTTCGATCAACTTGATACACATTCAACAACATTGCGGCCCCTAACCTAGATACCAATTTCTGAACAACTTTTGGAGTAACCAGGTGCTTATGTTTCGCAGCCGCTTCGCGTCGCTCAAAAAACCAAGTGGTCATCGTCAATCTGATAGTTTCAAGGAGAGAGATAATGGGCAACTCACGAGGCATCTTCAACATAGAATTGAGAGACTCTGCAATGTTGGTAGTCATGATATTATACCTGTTCGCAGGCGCATAGCTTCGTGCCCACTTCCTAAAATCAGACTCTTCCAGATACTTAGCCAATTCAGGACATTTATCCTTTATGTCCTTGAAGATTAACCAGAACTCGTGACACGTATAGGCATCAGCAGCGCTTTCCACCAGAGGTAGCAACCCAGTCTTCGCATATGTAGGAGTGATGTTGCGGAGCAGATGGATCCTGCAAATTCCATGGTGAGATAAGGGATATACATCCTCCAACGCTGAAGAAATGGAGTTAGCCCTGTCTGATACAAAAACAAGATCCGAAGCGTCCGGGATCTTCTGGCTCAAACCTCTAAAGAACCATTTCCAAGAGGCGCCGTTTTCTGCGTCAACCACTGCAAAGGCGAGAGGATATAGATGATAATTCCCATCTTGAGCACAAGCTGCCAATAAAGTCCCATTGAATTTTCCCTTCAGAAATGTACCATCTACTGCAATAACTCTCCTCATCAATGAAAATCCCCTTATCGATGGACCAAAAGCCACAAATGCATACTTGAACTTTCCTGCAGCATCAACATGTTGATAAGtcaaggaaccagggtttgtttCTGTGATTTTATACAACCACCTAGACAAATTGTAATAGCTGTCTTCAGGAGTCCCTCTAACCAAAATCTGAGCTTCTTCTCTCACTCTCCAAGCTTGTTTGTAATTGATGTGAACACCATGCAGCATCCTGACCTGTTCAATGATCTGTTTCGGTTTGAGACCTTCCTTTTTTTCTCCATAATTGCTGGAAATCAAAGAACCCAACAACTTTGCAGATGCTTGTCTGTGGTTGGCTTTCCTGTGTGTTGTATCGCATGTATGCTCATGAACATACTTTTTAACAacgaaaaaatctgaaacaggTAGCTTGATAGCACGCATCCTCCACGTGCAATTTTCATCAACACAACTCAAAAGCACTCTTGACTTGTTAGAAGAGACAGTCTTGTACTCAAACTTCCACTCTAAAGCCCatttcttcatcctcaacatCAACTCTCTCTTTGTCTTAAAATAGCTATTCACCTTAATATCGCCAGCTACTCTCGTGTTTGGTGAAAGTCCAATATGGACAGGGCTAAAATCCGGAAGAGCATTCAGAGGAACTGTAGAAACACCTTCATATAGAAACTCtgcaaaagtcaagtagttctgtaaggcataatacttgattatgaagcatatcatgcaaacacaaacagaaaaagggAATTAGGGACAATGTACCTGTTTTTCACTCTGCACAGTAGAAAGAATCACTGGATTGGCATTCAATGGAACAGTAGAAGCAAATGTATCAGAAGCTTGAATGTTACAGCTAGCTGAATCAGTACTAAAATCCGGAAGAGCATTCAGAGGAACTGTAGAAACACCTTCATATAGAAGACTCtgcaaaagtcaagtagttctgtaaggcatagtacttgattatgaagcatatcatgcaaacacaaacagaaaaagggAATTAAGGACAATGTACCTGTTTTTCACTCTGCACAGTAGAAAGAATCGCTGGATTGGCATTCAATGGAACAGTAGAAGCAACTGTATCAGAAGCTTGAGTGTTACAGCTAGCTGGATCAGTACTAACCTGCATaaagtcaagtagttctgtaaggcatAATACTTGGTTATGAAGCATATCCTGAAAAGTCtaagtaagaaaaaaatcatacaaaccTTAACACACAAACGACAGGTTCCATCAAATGCTCTAGTCTTGGAAATGAAAGTTCTGAGCTGACGAGTATTACCTATCGAGAGTGGGGGGAAACTTTCAATAATACATTTCATATCCAATGAAAAACCATAACTCAAACTGATTTCTTCCTCTTTAACACTAAAATCTTCAGAGACAATCTTCATCAAATCTTCATACAGTAGATCTTCTTCTATGGAAATGATTGATGCATTCCTCTTCAAATCAACAAGAAACTCCCACTGGAGAGATTCTTTTGAGATCCATTGTCCACAGATGCACAAAACTTCCATTGTTCTACAAAATCAACTTCAAATCGTCAacaaatgaataatatataacaaaacctAGATAATGTATAACAAAATGAAATGATTCAAACCTTAATCAAATCAGacacaagagagagagaatgagatgAATAGACGTAGAAACGACAGATCAATTGAgaaacgacgacgacgacgataaATAAACgaagagacgacgacgacgacggatcaacggagagacgacgacgacgacgacgacggagagacgacgacgacggagagacgacgacgacgacgacggagagacgacgacgacaagGATGGGGAGACGATGACGACAAGGACGGGGAGACGAGAAGAAGAAGCGATGAAACGAGGACGGCGACAAAttgatttcaaatttgttttttaaattagttaaagaAGGGGGCATAAGGGTAAATTGcccctttaatgaaacctatttttgtgacttctaatcctgagtgctagtttggggaggaaaacttgatttagtgttCTTTGTGTCATTTTCTcattaaattatatcaaaatgATTGCAAAACAAAAGAGACAAATTTGTCAAATGACAACAGAAATATTACGTAAAATTTTCATTTGTCTCTTAATAAACAACGTGTATAACGGGCAACGATATTTCCGGAGAGGCAGTTTGGATCCCGAGAATGTTTGTCACACCACCTGACACAAAGTTTCCCTTCAGAATGCGTCGAAGACAGTTTCCAGTTACGTTGGCTTTTGCGATGACTATCAATAAAAGTCAAAGTCAAACGCTAGAAAATGTTGGTTTGTTTTTACCTATACCAGTGTTCTCTCATGGCCAGTTATACGTTGCACTTTTGAGAGTaaagtcgagatctggattaaaaatcctaataacggataaaaatatataaaaattttaaaaaatagtttcaaacataattttcgttttctcaaaaagaaatttgaaaaaaaaaaattcaaaaaaaaaattcaacaaaaaaatttataaaaaagttcgaatttgaaaaagtataacacggaaacataaaaaaaaattttacttttttt is drawn from Brassica rapa cultivar Chiifu-401-42 chromosome A05, CAAS_Brap_v3.01, whole genome shotgun sequence and contains these coding sequences:
- the LOC117134346 gene encoding uncharacterized protein LOC117134346 translates to MEVLCICGQWISKESLQWEFLVDLKRNASIISIEEDLLYEDLMKIVSEDFSVKEEEISLSYGFSLDMKCIIESFPPLSIGNTRQLRTFISKTRAFDGTCRLCVKVSTDPASCNTQASDTVASTVPLNANPAILSTVQSEKQSLLYEGVSTVPLNALPDFSTDSASCNIQASDTFASTVPLNANPVILSTVQSEKQNYLTFAEFLYEGVSTVPLNALPDFSPVHIGLSPNTRVAGDIKVNSYFKTKRELMLRMKKWALEWKFEYKTVSSNKSRVLLSCVDENCTWRMRAIKLPVSDFFVVKKYVHEHTCDTTHRKANHRQASAKLLGSLISSNYGEKKEGLKPKQIIEQVRMLHGVHINYKQAWRVREEAQILVRGTPEDSYYNLSRWLYKITETNPGSLTYQHVDAAGKFKYAFVAFGPSIRGFSLMRRVIAVDGTFLKGKFNGTLLAACAQDGNYHLYPLAFAVVDAENGASWKWFFRGLSQKIPDASDLVFVSDRANSISSALEDVYPLSHHGICRIHLLRNITPTYAKTGLLPLVESAADAYTCHEFWLIFKDIKDKCPELAKYLEESDFRKWARSYAPANRYNIMTTNIAESLNSMLKMPRELPIISLLETIRLTMTTWFFERREAAAKHKHLVTPKVVQKLVSRLGAAMLLNVYQVDRSEFEVKNETMKFVVDLEKRHCTCNVFDIDKIPCIHAIAAAKHIKRDENRFVDASHLTETWAKAYAESIHPGGELSTSTYPENIDELSCPPPATKKKSGRPPTKRKRSVGEFGVPGSKSQSHKCSRCGTGGHNKITCQRPIG